The Saccharothrix variisporea genome has a segment encoding these proteins:
- a CDS encoding exo-beta-N-acetylmuramidase NamZ family protein produces the protein MRAVRRRQLLIGGALAVPVLATAAPAVADRKLATGAELAAEDGWRVLAGRKVGVVTNPTGVLRDQTHVVDSMVAAGQTPVAAFGPEHGFRGTAQAGGSEGDFLDPRTGVPVYDAYGVNATKLAGMFAKAGVDTVVFDIADVGARFYTYIWTMYTAMQAAAATGAEFLVLDRPNPVGGWARGPQLDPAYATGVGKKPIVQQHGMTVGELAAFFNGEFLPSDGGQVSLRTAWVKGWKRDLLDTGLPWVPPSPNMPTRDTALVYPGTCLFEGTVLSEGRGTTRPFETVGAPGIDWRWAEDLNALGLPGVRFRESHFTPTFNKFVGKACGGVALHVTSPGEFDAIRAAVAMIVTAKTRYPDVFAWRPDNWIDKLTGSDRLRRMVDAGAGTDEVVGAWSAELADFTRLRRPYLHYR, from the coding sequence GTGAGGGCGGTGCGACGCAGGCAGTTGCTGATCGGGGGCGCGCTGGCGGTGCCCGTGCTGGCCACGGCCGCCCCGGCGGTCGCGGACCGGAAGCTCGCCACCGGCGCCGAACTGGCGGCGGAGGACGGGTGGCGGGTCCTCGCGGGCCGCAAGGTCGGCGTGGTCACCAACCCGACCGGTGTGCTGCGGGACCAGACGCACGTCGTGGACTCGATGGTCGCCGCCGGTCAGACGCCGGTCGCCGCGTTCGGCCCGGAGCACGGGTTCCGCGGCACCGCGCAGGCCGGTGGGTCCGAGGGCGACTTCCTGGACCCGCGCACGGGTGTGCCGGTGTACGACGCGTACGGGGTCAACGCCACGAAGCTCGCCGGGATGTTCGCCAAGGCGGGCGTCGACACGGTCGTGTTCGACATCGCCGACGTGGGCGCGCGGTTCTACACCTACATCTGGACCATGTACACGGCGATGCAGGCCGCGGCGGCGACCGGCGCCGAGTTCCTGGTGCTGGACCGGCCCAACCCGGTCGGCGGCTGGGCGCGTGGGCCGCAGCTCGACCCGGCGTACGCGACCGGGGTCGGCAAGAAGCCGATCGTGCAGCAGCACGGCATGACGGTCGGTGAGCTGGCGGCGTTCTTCAACGGGGAGTTCCTGCCGTCCGACGGCGGGCAGGTGTCGCTGCGGACCGCGTGGGTGAAGGGGTGGAAGCGGGACCTGCTGGACACGGGGCTCCCGTGGGTGCCGCCGAGCCCGAACATGCCGACCCGCGACACCGCGCTGGTCTACCCCGGGACGTGCCTGTTCGAGGGGACGGTGCTGTCCGAGGGGCGCGGCACCACCCGACCGTTCGAGACGGTGGGCGCGCCCGGCATCGACTGGCGGTGGGCCGAGGACCTCAACGCGCTGGGCCTGCCGGGGGTGCGGTTCCGGGAGTCGCACTTCACGCCCACGTTCAACAAGTTCGTCGGGAAGGCGTGCGGCGGGGTGGCGCTGCACGTGACGTCACCGGGCGAGTTCGACGCGATCCGGGCGGCGGTGGCCATGATCGTCACCGCGAAGACCCGGTACCCCGACGTGTTCGCGTGGCGGCCGGACAACTGGATCGACAAGCTCACCGGCTCGGACCGCCTGCGCCGGATGGTCGACGCGGGCGCGGGCACCGACGAGGTGGTCGGCGCGTGGTCCGCCGAGCTGGCCGACTTCACCCGCCTCCGCCGACCGTACCTCCACTACCGGTGA